The Raphanus sativus cultivar WK10039 chromosome 2, ASM80110v3, whole genome shotgun sequence genome includes a region encoding these proteins:
- the LOC108841005 gene encoding protein S40-3, with translation MSEEFQESEIIFSDEYFMSNNVKSSNKENTKRKPMATGKKSSPVRIPSRTISPCKVENEEEEQEERMTPPHVIIRKRRKEAQMAYSFCTLKGRDLSRHRNSVLRMTGFLEV, from the coding sequence ATGTCAGAAGAATTTCAAGAGTCCGAGATTATATTTTCTGATGAATATTTCATGAGTAACAACGTCAAGAGTAGCAACAAAGAAAACACCAAAAGAAAGCCGATGGCGACGGGGAAGAAGTCATCTCCTGTCAGAATCCCGTCAAGAACTATTTCCCCGTGTAAGGTTGAGAacgaggaggaggagcaggAGGAGCGTATGACTCCGCCACATGTCATAATCAGAAAACGAAGAAAGGAGGCGCAAATGGCGTATTCATTTTGTACACTTAAAGGAAGAGACTTAAGTCGTCACCGGAACTCCGTTCTTAGGATGACCGGTTTTTTGGaagtttaa
- the LOC108840541 gene encoding probable xyloglucan endotransglucosylase/hydrolase protein 29: MRDSIYLLWVDLRLKVMIMVVMIFVSWRGVLGLENINPIFFDEGLSHLFGESNLIRSPDDRSVRLLLDKYTGSGFISSNMYQHGFFSSLIKLPGAYTAGLVVAFYTSNGDVFVKNHDELDIEFLGNVEGKPWRFQTNMYGNGSTNRGREERYRLWFDPSKEFHRYSILWNPTKIIFWVDDVPIREIIRKEEMKGDYPQKPMSLYATIWDASSWATSGGKFGVDYTFSPFVSEFKDIALDGCNVSDSFPNNNNNTVGYNYRNCSASDQDLMTSDYSTINPKQGAAMRRFRERYMYYSYCYDTVRYAVPPPECVIVAAEKDRFRDTGRLKFGGSHRTRKRRKRNRSTPVVSADQ; the protein is encoded by the exons ATGAGAGATTCAATATACCTTTTATGGGTTGATCTTCGCTTAAAGGTGATGATCATGGTGGTGATGATATTCGTATCATGGAGAGGTGTTTTGGGGTTGGAGAACATAAACCCCATTTTCTTCGACGAAGGTCTTTCTCATTTATTTGGTGAATCTAATCTCATCCGATCTCCTGATGATCGCAGCGTTCGATTACTCCTCGACAAATATACTG GGTCAGGATTTATATCTTCAAACATGTATCAACATGGATTTTTTAGTTCGTTGATAAAGTTGCCAGGAGCTTACACGGCTGGTCTTGTAGTCGCCTTCTAC ACATCAAACGGTGATGTGTTTGTGAAGAACCATGACGAATTAGACATAGAGTTCTTAGGGAACGTTGAAGGAAAGCCATGGCGGTTTCAGACGAATATGTATGGTAATGGTAGCACAAACCGTGGCCGAGAAGAACGCTACCGTCTTTGGTTTGATCCTTCCAAGGAGTTTCACCGTTATAGCATCCTTTGGAACCCAACCAAAATAAT ATTTTGGGTAGACGATGTGCCAATAAGAGAAATcataagaaaagaagaaatgaaAGGAGACTATCCACAAAAACCAATGTCTCTCTACGCAACCATTTGGGACGCCTCAAGCTGGGCTACTTCCGGCGGAAAGTTCGGTGTCGACTATACATTTTCACCTTTCGTCTCCGAGTTCAAAGACATTGCTCTCGACGGTTGTAATGTCTCCGACTCATTtcccaacaacaacaacaacactgtCGGTTATAACTACAGAAACTGTTCTGCCTCCGACCAAGATCTCATGACTAGCGATTACTCAACCATTAATCCTAAACAAGGAGCCGCAATGCGACGGTTCCGGGAACGTTATATGTACTATTCGTATTGTTACGATACCGTAAGGTATGCCGTGCCTCCACCTGAGTGTGTGATCGTGGCAGCTGAGAAGGACCGGTTTAGGGATACTGGACGGTTAAAGTTTGGTGGTAGTCATAGAACACGGAAAAGACGGAAGCGGAACCGGTCTACGCCGGTGGTTTCGGCTGATCAGTAG